The nucleotide sequence AATGAGGGGAGCTGAGTCAgtcgagagatagagagagagagagagagagagagagagagagagagagagagagagaaagagtgagaatGTACGCGAATCTTTCTCCTTTTCTCCAGATCCCCCTGACCTCCTTTCTCCCTCGCAAGCCTCCCGCACAATGAGAAGAGCGAAGAAGAGGAGCAGAGAAAGGGAGCCGGCCAGGCAGAAGGGAAGAAACtaaaattttcgcgcgcgaatttttccCGATCTCGCGCGCGGTAATTGAGGAAGTTTCGTTTTTCTAACGTAGTTTCAATTATACTCCGGCGCACCTTTTTCGCAATTATAAAACCGGCGGAGCGCGCAAGGCGCAATAATTACGAGCGTAATGATAACAATAATacgacgatgaaaaaaaagagccgGAAGGAGGCGCTGGAGGAAAATCCGCGTCGGCGTTCGTTAATTTTTCGCTTTAAAGACGGAAGCGCAGGTGGAAATGACGCGGGAAAATGAAGGACCTGACGAGAGACACGCGTCTTGTAATAAAACGATGAAAAGAAGGAACGTTGAGAGGAGAGATGAAGAGGAGGATGATGAGGAAGGTGGAAGCGGcccgaagagagaaaaagagaggggAAAAAGGGAAGAGCCGCCGAGGAAAGTGTCCGAGCGAAGCTGTACGATAACGAGTCGCATTGTGTCCCACGACTGCTGCGACTGAAAttttccctctttctctcactccctCTCGTTTTATTTGCCAAGCTGGATTTATCGTCCGTTTACTCAACGAGTAAACTCTCTTCTGTttccttctttctttcttattTCGAACGATGTCCACCCACTAACACGTATTTTTCTGCTCTTCCAGACGGTTTTTGACTTAGCCACAAATCTACTTGCGAGTTTACCTTCGGTTTTCTCGCTTTTCGATGGCACTGCGGCGTTTGAACTCTCCTCCACCCTTTTCAAGCTTCAAGCTGCTGCGGCATTGCTTCTTTCAGTGATACTTGGGTGCGATTCGATATTTAAACTTActttattgataatatttacTGGAAGCATTTATCCACGacaatgaaagaaaaaataataaaagggGGAATAAAAATACCCGCCACCTGCCGGAAATGAATACCATTCCTTGATCTCGACACTCACGGGAGTCGAAACGCCGCATCTTCCCACCCGCCCTCTGAATATATAGCCGGATAAACGGGTACACAAGACGACATAActtttgattaaaattcaaaagaatatttttcgtCCTCTGTTTCGTCGGCGCAGCACCTCCAAAAGCTGCAAGTGTCGCGAGAAGATTGACAGAGTTGCATAATGCAACTCCTCTGGTTCATGACATTTTTATGAGGCTTGGGATTCGTTGGACAATACGACCAAATCACGGCCGTCCGTATGTGCATACCTGAAAATGCataggtttttttttaaatgctaCGACGACAACAATAGACTCTTATTTACGTGAGAAATTTCTGACTTCCGTAGAAACATCTTTCAACTATACTAGAGCATAATAGAAAGCAATCAAGTTCATCACTGAAAGAGCAAAAATTTTGACAGCAAAAAGTCTATAATATTCATAGGCCCGCggttaaagaaaaaaattgcagagaatgtgaaaaatgaatgaaatcttttttctcaaaaaagcCCAACAAAAACAACTAGAACTTATACTGCCATAGAGCACGAAACCTCCTCCGTTCTGCGACGTATACGACTAGTCTCTTTACTTTTGCTTTCGTTTGCGCAAGCTGTCGCCCGTTcgtactcttttttttctcctgcgTACGACTGACAAGAAATTAATGTTATTACCGTCATTGAGACGCGGGGTGTCCAAGGAATCGACGACCCTTTCAAAGCTCCTCCCTCGCCGTGTCTTTAATTTGCGTTCTCGGTCAAGGAAACCTTTTTTCAAGCTTCTGATGCAGGGGGGAGTATTTTTTAAAGGCAGTCTGAAAACACTTGCTTGGTCTTAGAGAATTTTTAAACAGTACGCAATCAAAAAAAGGGCTGAACACGGAACATTATATAATAACATCGAAAATCGAACGCATTAAAGAATTAAATTTCCAAATGAGTTTCGGCAGATTACTACGCTACATCCCTTGATTTGGAGCGACGGAGAAATTACGGCGGGTTCGGCAGCGATTCTTGAGGCACGTTTGCTCCCGGAATTTTTATATCGATTGCCTCGATTCGCTCGCGCAAGGGTTTCTTCTCTCATATTGACGCACGGAATTCTCAATGAGCCGCTTTGGCACGTTTCGGAAGAAAGTGCGATGACGCCGGCCGAATCGCGAATAAGGAGGGCAAAAAAGCTGCTATATTACGCTCGAAATTACAGCGGACGCGTAACCGTACGAACAGAGATAAACTTTTAATACGGACATTCCATGGAAATTAAGGATGAAGCAGAATGTATTATTATCCACAGTTGATTATTGTTGGTAGGAGGAAAATCAATTGATGGGATGTAGTCTGAAAAATTCCACGATATGTTTTactaatttttgaaaaatgcagcATTATCATAATTATTATGACTGTTACGAAATAATAAGTCCCGACGAATGTTTTCATTGCATCACACGACATGATAGTGTAACGCACGGAAGGTAAATTTATCCCTCgctgaagaaaaaataaagccttTATACTTACTACACCCACGAGCGCCTCTCTAAATTAACCGGAGTGAAGGCGGCAGCGTCCCGAGTGCATTTATACAACTCTCGAGGCGATTGTTGCTTCGCACGGAGGGTATAAAGTTTAGGGAAATGCTTCGGACACAAAAATCCTCTTGCTTGTACACGACGCACCAAAGTAAATCTTGCAAAACGCGCGAAAATAACGAAATAAAGTATCTGCGTGATTTAAATACGCGCAATTTATACAACCGTCCACAACAACGGTGACTAGCAGCTTTGGAGAAGAAAGTAAAAGCTGGCGCGTGAGAAATGGCTCGTTCAGTCGCATTATCGCCTCTTTCTCAGACGAAGCAGTAGCAACAGCGCGCGTCGGACTTATCGCCGCCGAAGGCAGCTTGGGATTCCGAGAGGCAACGTCCAGCTCGACATAGGCCCGACGTCGGCTCCGGAGAGCCGTTAAGATAGCCGACGAGGGCAGCTCCGAGCCAACGACGTTGCCATCGCCGCGAACTGTGAATTGCTTTGTTTTCATACGGAGCTTTGTTGTCGACCAATCTTATCTATACTCGCTTATTAATGGATATGTGTATAAATAACGCGTGCTACTTAGACCGAAAGAAAAGCCGATTGAAACCTTCCTCGATTCTCCCCGGCTACTTGTCTCGCTTGATAAAATTATTCCCTAGATTTTCTCTCCGCTGAAAAATTCTGCAGAGCTTGATAAATAACGTCGTATCATCTCCGCTGAATTTATttccgcacgcgcgcgccgcgtATCATCATACTCGAGGAAACGTATCAAAGAATTTTCGAGCAGCTACTCCTACGCTACtgcagcagtagtagtaggCCAATGAAGAATTTCGAATGTATATCACGGGGTATCGCGGCGACGAGCGTACGCGACCTGGTTTCTCTCGACGGGGaggtatctctctcgcgcgttcgCTGTGCTAATGCACGTATCGTCGTCTCCGGCTTCACCTGTAGACgcgtgccgccgccgccgccgccgcgctcgGAAAGCTCGTATTCTTTTATCTATTTGCACAGGATAGCGCGGATTTTTATTCGAGAGGCTCTACTCCGCGAGCTACTGCCGCTATACTTCTTCTGCAGCTGCTCTGCTTTATGTGTGCGTTAAGGGAAGGGGAGAAAAAGATTGGACTACCTCGCGCAGCTGTATATTATCCCGGATAGAGAAACGTATACATAATGCACAGGCTTTGTCGTGCGAAATTGAGGAATTGAATTAACGATTTTCgtttaaaataatgaaattgtGAACTCGCGCATGCGACAAAGAAAGATTCGATTTATCTTTGCAATCAGCGAGAGACGCGTGCCTCATTCATCACGAGTAGCATGTATGCATTTTTGCGACGCTTTACAGATGAACGATTCAATCGGAGTGACAATTGCGCGGCAAACAACAATGCGCGCATTCTCTCACGTCTGTGTGTGGAGGACGCGTTTCATCGGTTTGTTGGCGAAAATCATTAATCATTAAAACGGCCGCGCCGATTTTCGATGACTACGAGCGGATAGCAAGGGCGCGGCAGTTGCATTATTCTGCATTGTTAACGACGCGCTTTGATTGCGCGACGAAGTGTCTGCTGATATAACTTGCGGGTTGCAGTATTGAACTGGTGGgattttcaacaaattgttttcattttaactTCATAccttcgtaattttttttcactccaTTGTTACATTAATCTTCCTTGATTTATATACTGTTGGAAATATAGTTGGAACGTAACTTGGGCTATTTTGCTCTtcagattttttatttccaacAAAATGTGCACTGCATATTAAATCATTTGAAGTTGGTGACCACGATGAACCGTCAGGACTACAAAAAATTAGTTGAAAACGTtttgttcaatattttaattttattttgaaaatcataaaGGAGGTTATGTTTATGTTGATGCGTACTTGACTCTCCGGATAGCAGAAATACACCTTCTTCTTTGCTCCAGTTTGTAACTCATCCGAGGAAATCTGAAAAATCTACAGTTGCTATTGGTAGCTGTATTTTTACAGTTAACTACACAGCATGTTGAGCCGCCCATTTTACTGTCTACACTTATTTATttacgaaatatttattgtttaatataCGAAACACGACGAAACGCTAAGAAATATTACGACGCAAATCCCACGCTGTTGCATGAATCCGTCACCAGTAGCGCCACTTACCCCCGAATACACATGCAGTCATGTGTTCACGCGAACGCCTCCCGCTactcgactctctggcctggcagtcacagatcggccctttagcctctccgcactgaaagtgaccctcaaaatccgcggagtaaaactcctagagggggtcgtggcagtctaggaatgattataaaatcactcctaaccgtattggcctgaagccacgaatcgccttgtctATTCGGGCATATGAGTTACGTCCGGAACATATGGATTGGTTCAGAAAAAATCAACAGGCTTTGCAGTCAACTTTGATGTTAACAATTCAAAACAGTATTAAGAAAATTTAAGGCAACCAATATCTTTCCAGTTTCAAACGTTATTCTATGCTAAGCTCGCACAAATAATAGCAATGAAATGTTTCCGCATTTTAATTCTTTCAATTCACGTAAGATTAATTCCAGCTCGCCTTCACCCAACTGTATACGAGAATCGAGACTGACAGATGGACATTGTACGCAAAAAATGCGCTGGAAGAGCGCAACGCGCGCGTCGCGGACTGGACAAGGAAAGCTAACCCGATTCTCGGGGACGCCGCGATTAAATGCGACACGTCGCGATAATGCTTGTAAATCGAGCGAATTATGCCAACAGGGTGACGAGGATGTGACGCTGGAGCGTGAGATTAACGTACGCGCACAATTTGCATGAGATCGTGAATGCAGCGGAACGAGACCTGCAGGCGCTAGAAAAGCCATGGCGCTTTTCCTATGCGAAGCGCGCGACTTCTTTCGGTGCGGCTTTCTTTTAGTTTTGCGAGTCAAAGTGTTCGTTAGGTGGTCGCATGAATGAGCATTCGTATTGAAagtataaattttattcttatttatgTGATAGAATGTGCAGCTCTGATTTGTCATGATAAATTGGCTCGCTCTAAATCAGCTTTCTGTTATATTGTATTTCACGTGGGCTTTTATGAACGCCTTGAATAAGCACATTTAGTTCTTTGAGTATATATAGTATTTATTGGTCAGTgaatattttatacattttatagtCTTTTTCGCATCTTCTTCTTCCTGAAAATGATGGTAACAGAAGTTTTAAGATATTTCCAGTCATTTAATTACTGGCTGTGATCTGAAACATAAACGAAGAAAGTTTATAAAAGATTTATAACAAAACAGTaggtatgtttttttttctaaatctatCAATCATTTGCACGATGATCAAAACTACATGCTATTACAGCGCAAAGTCTATTCTAAAGTTACGCGTAATGCATTTGTTCAACTTACATATATTCCTGCAATGCAAGTCACATTCTGCTTCAGTTCGAAATCCATAAAATGGCGGCAACTCTTGACCGTAGAATGGTACGCAAGAGTTTGTGTTTTCTATAAACTTGTAAAAAACTTTGCTGTTTGAACCGCCATTGAACATAATGCTACGTTTACGATGACTTAATTGACCAAACGGAGTATTGCATCGCGATTTATCATTCGTAGCTAGTTGGAAAGGTACAgctaaaataatacaaaaaaaatcaatattttttgtacaataataTGCAAAACGCGAAAACTAATGTTACTGCAAGGTAGAACTTACTTGCTGTAGCCTCTTCGAATAGAATAACGAAAATGACTGCAAAAGCCAGTAGCACGGTAAAGGCTTTCATTTTGGATAAATGATAAAGGCACTATCTTACTCCAACTGATACTTTTTTACCAATGATTCGTATCATCGGCAGTATTCTTTTTATAGTCAAATTCAAGTAGAGAATACATTGTAAGTCTTATCGCTTAACTTGCCACATAGCTTGAAGTAAATAACAAAGgtatatttgattttataGGCACGCGTTAAAGTTTTCGTAATGGCCTAACGATAACGTACATTGCAACACATTTAAAGTATCAGGAACAATTTTCTTTGTTCAATtctaaaatgaaatatttgtaatatgtTAATCATGTTTTCTTTAAACTTGAATGCTTCATTTTTTGAAGAATTTACTTGTGGCTAAACAGGAACTGCCGGTGTTACGTAACATCAATATGGTGATTTAAGTATACtcatgtaaaatatttttgaaacctttaaaaaatcattcaaaagTATGTTATACGGTGTTGTTTGGTTTTACAAGAATATCTTATCACTTTTGCTATGAGTCATTTCAATATATCACTTCCTTCATTTGCCTAGCTCACGACAAATGTTAAGGTATAGATATCTATTTTGCACGTGCACTGTTTAATAGAAATATACACTTGTAAGACTTTGCAGtccgatttaaaaaaaaaatgaagggAACTTTTAAATTTCTATTTCTGGTAGTAATATTAGTATTTTTACGGAAAATATTCTCGGCggtaagattttttaaataacttaataaatcatttaatataatttaataaatatacaactgttacaatgccgctaccctaagcgggtttgggcgttgtcgtccagatcggacgggtgggtgccgatcaccactacacagcgcgtccttaggttgcggatagaggaacagcccctgagaaagaggttagctgcgaataaattgaataagcagctgcggacagccgataggaacaggtgtgggtgtgatgagcccacactgtcgaacgcattcatctagaaacactacgcaagcaccacaacaaaaaaacacttcacattatctcttatctctcaatctatctctttcatcacacattacaaaaatgggcaaaaatcctgctgccgaggaggatgcggaagcgatgacaactgccccgaaaggggatttGTAGAacgattcgtcacctggtcttacgcggtaacgatgccagcgaagtcgcgctgccttgcaggggggcgttaggatgcgagaatgaaaccgtagtgtgtctgacgacgagttgacactgtcctcgttaAAGTCgaaaagctctcatacttagttctagagaggtatgggggttatcacctctagaacggtggactcacctgcgatcgaaacaggatccgaagcgcgcgggtttaacatactatcatggctcaaaaaaatcaaatccgaaccaaaagggacttaagggtcggaacttggaatgttcgcagtctatacagagcaggcgcgtttaaagaactcgtaaaggaagctgataggtacagtctagatttggtagcaatacaggaatcgcggtggccagatggcggagtactagcatcgggtaacttcacgtacctgtatggggccgggagtggggaatttctaggcaccggatttctcgtaagcaaaagcatcatacattcggttaaaagtttcaaatccgtcaatgataggctctcgtacatcattatcgaaggtgaatggtatagatatgtatttattaatgtacacggtcctacggaggacaaataaaagaagctaaggatctctattacgaaactttagagcaggtaatcgaccagttcgcgtcttacgacacaagaatagtattaggcgatttcaatgctaaaataggtagggaggaaatgtttaggcctactatagagaaggaaagcctgcacgaagccagcaatgataacggtattagggtcatacatttcgcggcggcaaaagatcttataatcaaaactacgtgttttaaacacaaggacatacacaaggcaacgtggacatcgccggacggggctacacagaaccaaattgatcatttcctcattgaaaaaagacttcatactaatgttctcgacgtaagggcttacagaggggcagatagcgactcggaccacttcctagtagtagccaaattaagagctagactagtagcgaatcaaaatagtaagcgagcaaacaaggtagaaagcttcgatattgagaagctacgagatagaacagagcgaattaggtaccaaatagaaattaataacaggtttcaggcacttgaagaagcaaacacatcgccgggggggaatgacgaaccgaatagcttatggggggacatcgaaaaaacggtaaaagaggccgcaaacaaagtactgggtaaaaagaaaaagccaaagagcaaaccatggtttgacgaagagtgcgaactctggtttgaaaggcgcaaaaaggctaaattagatagcttacaaaatagaagcgataggaccgtagaagagtattctaacgtaaggaaacagacgagcgcgacctacagaaataagaagcgggagtatcaaaagaatcttattaggagaatagaaactgaCAGTAAgtaaaataacccccgcgaaatgtacagagggattaacgctatcagaaagggttttaggagtagagcgcaattgatgaaggacgaaaacggggacctcgtaacagatgacaacgaattactgtcgctgtggacaaattatttcgataaattattaaacgtgcacgaaaatagcgaagaattaggggacgaaattcacactgctgaactccacgtggaggaTCCGAGCTagcaagaagtagaggccgcgattaaaaaactaaaaaacaacaaagccgcgggaaatgactatgccagctgagttactcaaatatgggggcgtcgagctcaccctggtaaaaataacttattaaatccgattcgaaagataatagggtttaattggatttcttaatcggaaattaccgaattaaaacctatttaatcgattaaaatctttttaatctgattataagttttagtcggtcttaatcggatttaaacagttgtgtttttaaataaaatgttatatttgttgaaaaatacaactgattgaatccgattaaaaccgactaaaagttataatcagattaaatagattttaatcgattaaattggttttaattgaataatttcgaataatttccgattaagaaatccaattacaacctattaccttttgaatcggatttaataagttatttttaccagggcactttcaaaatctataaagtagtatgtgccatctggaaaaatgaaacaatacccgaaaattggaaggaatctatcatttttaaaaagggggataagacagactgcaataactataggggtatctcacttttagcaacgtgctactaagttctgtcaaacgtaatacaagctagactcactccattcgcggaagatatagtaggagattttCAGTGCGGATTttggcgcaacagatcgacgagcgatcaaatgtttaccataagacagttgttagagaaaaagtgggaattttgcgaaaccatacaccaactatttatagattttaaaaaagcgtacgactctattaagcgaagcaaaatgtatcaaattctagtacttctcggtgtaccgaaaaaactcgtgagattaattcaaatatgtctgaacggaagcacgggaaaggtccgagtaggcggtaatgtatcagaacccttcatgatacgcgatggtttaaaacaaggggatggactctctacggtgctgttcaacttaacgttagaatatgccgttagaaaaatgcaggttagccgggtggggcgcaacgcttaatggaacaacgcagatactaggctacgcagatgatttggatatactgggggattgtagggaaacggtagcaagaaacgcggaaatcctcataaagcggtggagtatacagggttagaagtgagtgaatcaaaaacaaagtacatgattgtggataagctaggcatctgcagaggggggaggaagatctcagagttgggaattttacttttgaaaaggttagcgaattcaggtatctgggtacgaccataaatgatagaaacgagattaatgtcgaaataaataagagactccattcg is from Nasonia vitripennis strain AsymCx chromosome 1, Nvit_psr_1.1, whole genome shotgun sequence and encodes:
- the LOC100120682 gene encoding venom protein Y precursor, whose amino-acid sequence is MKAFTVLLAFAVIFVILFEEATATVPFQLATNDKSRCNTPFGQLSHRKRSIMFNGGSNSKVFYKFIENTNSCVPFYGQELPPFYGFRTEAECDLHCRNIYHSQ
- the LOC107980648 gene encoding THAP domain-containing protein 4-like, translating into MGGSTCCVVNCKNTATNSNCRFFRFPRMSYKLEQRRRCISAIRRVNPDGSSWSPTSNDLICSAHFVGNKKSEEQNSPSYVPTIFPTVYKSRKINVTME